The Polaribacter sp. MED152 region TGCTAGTAATTATGATGAAGTTTCTGCAAGACCTAACTTCTTTAAAAACTACAAAGCAAAAAAGGCAAAAGTAGATACCTTAATGGAAGATTGGGAAAAAGTAGAAGAGCAAATCTCTAATTTTTCTTAATTGTAAAGTTTACTTCATCTTTGGAAATTAATTTTTATGGACTTTAATAAACCCTATATTTCCGAGAATCATAAAATAGAGCTACCTATTTTAACACAGAAAAATGTGGCGCTTTATATAAAAAGAGAAGATGAAATTCATCCTTTTGTATCAGGTAATAAATTCAGAAAATTAAAATACAACTTAGCCGAAGCTAAAAAGCAAAATAAAGCTACATTATTAACTTTTGGAGGCGCATTTTCAAATCATATAGTAGCAACAGCTGTTGCTGGTAATCTCAATGGTTTTAAAACTATTGGTATTATTAGAGGTGAAGAATTGGCTAATGATTTAGAAAAAACACTAGCTGAAAATGCTACTTTAAGAGAGGCTCATCTAAATGGAATGACTTTTAGATTTATTTCTAGAGCTGATTATAGAAATAAAGAACAAACAAATTTTATAGCAGATTTAAGTAAAGAATTTGGCGATTTTTATTTGATTCCTGAAGGAGGTACAAACCAACTGGCTATAAAAGGTTGTGAAGAAATTTTAACAAATCAAGACGCAATTTTCGATTATATTTGTTTGGCTGTTGGAACTGGAGGTACTATTTCTGGAGTTATAAATTCATTGCAAGATCATCAAAAATGTTTGGGATTTCCTGCTTTAAAAGGAATTTTTTTAGAAGAGGAAATCAAAAAATATGTAAAATCAGAAGAGAATTGGAGTTTACAAACCGATTATCATTTTGGAGGTTATGCAAAATATAATGATGATTTAATTCGTTTTATAAACACCTTTAAAAACCAAACAGATATTTTATTAGACCCTGTTTATACAGCAAAAATGGTTTACGGTGTTTTAGATTTAATAGGTAAAAATCATTTTCCAGTTAAAACTAAAATACTTGCAATTCATACAGGAGGTTTACAAGGTATTGTTGGTTTCAATAAAAAGTTAGCAGCAAAAAATCAATCTTTAATACAACAATAATGCGCATTCGGTTTGTACTGTTTTTATCAATTATATTTCTTTTACAAAGCTGTGGGTCAAAAAGAAAAATTGTAAATAAAAAAAATCCTGGAGTAGTAATTATTGAGCCAGAGCCTGTAGAACTGCCTTCTGTTAATCAAAAAGAAATCGTTAAAAAATTAGAAAAGAGAAATCCTAATTTAAACAAATACACATTAGCTTATATTAAAAAGTATGCCCCTATTGCAGTTAAAGAAATGCACGAATATAAAATACCTGCAAGTATAACACTAGCTCAAGGAATTTTAGAATCTGGTAAGGGTAGGAGTGAGTTGGCTTTGAAATCTAACAATCATTTTGGCATTAAATGTCATACAGGTTGGGAAGGTGAAAGAGTGTATCATGATGATGATGAGAAAGGTGAGTGTTTTAGAAAATACTTATATCCAGAAACTTCGTACAATGATCATTCGTTATTTTTAACCAGAAGAAAACGTTATGCATTTTTATTTGATTATAATATTAAAGATTATAAAAAATGGGCTTATGGTTTAAGAAAAGCAGGTTATGCAACAGATAAAAAGTACCCAGTTAAACTTTTAAAATTGATAAAAGATTATCATTTGTATGAGTTTGATAAAATCAAAAAAGGTAAGTATACCAAAGAAATAAAAAAGCTAAATGATGGCGAAACGTTTACAAAACCTATTGTAATAGAAAAGAAATCATCCAATATTCATGAAGTTAAAAAAGGTGAAACTTTATATTCAATCAGTAGAAAGTACGGAATTTCTGTTCAATTGCTAAAAAAAATAAATAATTTATCTAGCAATACCATAGCTATAGGACAGCAATTAATTATTAAAAGATAAAAAAATCAAAGTTGAATTATGCCAATTATTAAAGCTGTAAGAGGATTTACACCACAAATTCCTGAAGATTGTTTTGTGGCTGAAAATGCCACAATTTTAGGTGAAGTTTCTTTAGGTAAAGAATGTTCTGTTTGGTACAATGCTGTAATTAGAGGAGATGTGCATTATATTAAAATAGGGAATAAGGTGAATATTCAAGATGGTGCAGTCATACATGCAACGTATCAAAAATCGCCAACTACAATAGGTAATAATGTTTCTGTAGGTCATAATGCAATTGTTCATGGTTGTACAATTCATGACAATGTTTTGGTAGGTATGGGTTCTATTATTATGGATGATTGTATTGTAGAATCTAATTCAATTATAGCTGCAGGTGCTGTTGTAACCAAAAATACTAGAGTAGAAATTGGTAGTATTTATGCAGGTGTTCCTGCTAAAAAAGTTAAGGATATTTCTAAAGAATTAATTTCTGGAGAAATTGATAGAATTGCCAATAACTATGTAAAATATTCAAGTTGGTTTAAAGAATAAAAAACCCGATTTCCTATTCGAAATCGGGCATCAATTCAACTAATCAACCAAAACTAGTTTTCTATCTCTCTCTTCTGTTTTCCATTCTTTTTTTCATTCTTTTTCGTTTCATCATCTTTTTTCCTTTTTGTTTTCTCTCTTCATTCATTTTTTCAAACTTCTCAAACTGCTCTGCTTTTAAAATATCCTTCATTTTATTTTTGAATTCAATTTTAGCTTCTAATTGCTGACTTCTCATTGCAAAAAGTTCATCTGCAGATGGCTTTTTATCTTCATCACGTAAAGCTTTTCTTTTTTCCATTGCAGCTTTTCTTTCTGCTGCTTGGTTCATTAATAATGGTTTAATTTCATCTTGTTGCTTTTCTGATAAATCTAAATCTAAAGTCATTTTTTTAACTGCTAATTCAGTACGTTGTTCAACAGAAAAATTAGGTCTTTTATCTTTTCTTTTTTTCTGTGCTTGAGTAGTAAAAGTAAATCCGAATACTAAAACTAAAATGCTTGCTATTTTTTTCATAATTATAATTTGTTTAATGTTTTATTTATACTTCTTTGACCTTAGAAATTAGAAAAGGTTTAAATTTGTTTTCTGTTTAACAAGTATTTAACAATATTGAGAATGAAGAAATTACTGTGCATTTTATTATTTCTACCATCAATAATAATGGCTCAAGACATTGCGTCTGATAGCGTTTTTGTAGATTTAAGTAACCCAAGAGCTACACTAAATACACACTTAAATTTTTTACAGGATGATAATTATCAACCTAAGAAATCTGCAAAAACTATTAGAGGTTTAGAGCAGAAAAAAGCAGTAAGGAAGGCCATTAAAATAAAGCAGGTTTTAGATGGTAAAGGTCTTTATATTGATTTAAATTCAATACCAACAGACGAAGATTATAAAGATTCTGTAGGTATTAATGCATATTCTAAGTATATCATTTTTCCAAACAGATTGCCAGAAATTTATTTAGAAAAAAAAGGGAACAATTGGTATTATTCAGAAGAAACTGTACTGAAAATCGATGCAATCTACAACAATGTTTTTCCTTGGTATATAAATTGGTTGCAAGAAATAGTGCCTGAATATGGCCATAAAGGATTTTTTGGTATCGAAATTTGGCAATTAGTTGCGCTATTAATTTTACTGAGTTTAGTAATTCTATTGTATTATTTCTTTAGAAAAATTGCCTTTTGGTTATTAAAGAAAATTCAACATTATATTACTAAAAGTAATGCTGATTTAGAAGTAGATAAGGTGCTAAAAAAATTGGCACACCCAATTAGCTTGTTGCTTTCTATTAATTTGATAGATGTAGTTTTTCCTTCTTTACAATTCACTTTAGAAGTAAATAGATGGGTTTTTCTTGGATTGAGTATCGTTGAAACTGTTTTTTGGATTTACGTTTTCTTAAAGCTGATTAAAGTAGTGATGAAAATTTATGCTGAGTTTACAGAAAATACACACAGCAGGTTAGATGATCAATTAGTGCCAATTCTAAATAACTTTTTTACAGGTTTAGTACTTGTTTTAGGGTTCTTTAGATTATTAACCATATTTGGTGTAGATACTACAA contains the following coding sequences:
- a CDS encoding gamma carbonic anhydrase family protein — encoded protein: MPIIKAVRGFTPQIPEDCFVAENATILGEVSLGKECSVWYNAVIRGDVHYIKIGNKVNIQDGAVIHATYQKSPTTIGNNVSVGHNAIVHGCTIHDNVLVGMGSIIMDDCIVESNSIIAAGAVVTKNTRVEIGSIYAGVPAKKVKDISKELISGEIDRIANNYVKYSSWFKE
- a CDS encoding 1-aminocyclopropane-1-carboxylate deaminase/D-cysteine desulfhydrase — translated: MDFNKPYISENHKIELPILTQKNVALYIKREDEIHPFVSGNKFRKLKYNLAEAKKQNKATLLTFGGAFSNHIVATAVAGNLNGFKTIGIIRGEELANDLEKTLAENATLREAHLNGMTFRFISRADYRNKEQTNFIADLSKEFGDFYLIPEGGTNQLAIKGCEEILTNQDAIFDYICLAVGTGGTISGVINSLQDHQKCLGFPALKGIFLEEEIKKYVKSEENWSLQTDYHFGGYAKYNDDLIRFINTFKNQTDILLDPVYTAKMVYGVLDLIGKNHFPVKTKILAIHTGGLQGIVGFNKKLAAKNQSLIQQ
- a CDS encoding mechanosensitive ion channel family protein; the encoded protein is MKKLLCILLFLPSIIMAQDIASDSVFVDLSNPRATLNTHLNFLQDDNYQPKKSAKTIRGLEQKKAVRKAIKIKQVLDGKGLYIDLNSIPTDEDYKDSVGINAYSKYIIFPNRLPEIYLEKKGNNWYYSEETVLKIDAIYNNVFPWYINWLQEIVPEYGHKGFFGIEIWQLVALLILLSLVILLYYFFRKIAFWLLKKIQHYITKSNADLEVDKVLKKLAHPISLLLSINLIDVVFPSLQFTLEVNRWVFLGLSIVETVFWIYVFLKLIKVVMKIYAEFTENTHSRLDDQLVPILNNFFTGLVLVLGFFRLLTIFGVDTTTLIAGATIGGLAFALASQDTVKNLIGTIMIFLDKPFHIDDWIEAGEVVGTVERVGFRSTRVRAADTSIYQIPNSKLSEIVINNKGLRLYRRYNTNLGLRYDTPPELIEAFVNGVRQIIIEHPETRSDSYNVEFTGFGDSALLIMVNVYFKSLAWSEEQTSKHRLHIAIIKLAAALGVEFAFPSTTVTIEQFPDKSNLSPKYNTSKESINATIQNILTEFKNDVPPENTPES
- a CDS encoding glucosaminidase domain-containing protein; this translates as MRIRFVLFLSIIFLLQSCGSKRKIVNKKNPGVVIIEPEPVELPSVNQKEIVKKLEKRNPNLNKYTLAYIKKYAPIAVKEMHEYKIPASITLAQGILESGKGRSELALKSNNHFGIKCHTGWEGERVYHDDDEKGECFRKYLYPETSYNDHSLFLTRRKRYAFLFDYNIKDYKKWAYGLRKAGYATDKKYPVKLLKLIKDYHLYEFDKIKKGKYTKEIKKLNDGETFTKPIVIEKKSSNIHEVKKGETLYSISRKYGISVQLLKKINNLSSNTIAIGQQLIIKR